The DNA sequence CAGGATGAGGCTTCGAGACGCGCCCTGCGGGCGCTCCTCAGGATGAGGGGGGCTTTTGGCTGTCATCCCGGGCTTGACCCGGGATCCCCGGCGGCATGGGCTCTTCGAGTCGCATGAGGTCCCGGCTCTGCGCAGCACCGCTACGCGCTGCGGCGCGTCCGGGATGACGGGTTGTGGGGGCGGCATGGGGTCCCGGATCTGCGCTGCGCTCCGTCCGGGATGACGGGTGTGGTGGGGGGTCTTGTTCTGCTGTCATCCCGGGCTTGACCCGGGATCCCTGGCAGCATGGGGTCCCGGATCTGCGCTGCGCTGCGTCCGGGATGACGGGTGTGATGGGGCCTGAGTTCTTGGCGGTCCCGGACTGCGCTGCGCTTCGTCCGGGATGACAGGGTATGGAGGGGGGGGTCCCGTTCGAATCAGGTCTTTACGATGAGGGCGTCGACGGCCGTGGCTCCTTGCGGGCGGACCATCAGGGGGTTGACGTCGAGTTCCAGCAGGGTGTCGCGGTTGGCGGCGGCGTAGTCGGCAACCGCCATGATGGCGGCGACGGTGGCAGCGAGGTCGCCTTTTGGGCGGCCGCGAAATCCGTCCAGGAGTGTGAAGCTCTTCAGGCGGCGGACGGCTCGCTCGACGGCCTCAGGGGTGGTGGGAAGGAGCAGGCGTTCGGCGTCACGCATCAGCTCGACCAGGATCCCGCCCGCGCCGATCACCAGGACGAGGCCGAAGAGAGCATCGCGCTTCACGCCGACGATGAGCTCGGCGACCGCATCGGTGAGCATGGGCTCGAGGAGGAATTCATCCAAAGTGAGGCCGGGGCGGGCGGCCTCGACGCGCGACTTCATCGCCTGGGCCGCCTCGAGCACCGCTGCGGCATCGGACAGGTTTAAGGCGACGCCGCCGACTTCGGTCTTATGGGCGAGGTCGTCATGGAGGGCCTTCAGAACGAAGGGGCCCGCCATGGAGGCTGCGGCGGCGGCAAGGGTCGCAAGAGTGGCCGTGCGTCCCGGAGGGATGGGCAGGCCGAATTCGGCGAGCGCCCTTTTGCTGTCGCGCTCGTTGAGGGTGTGGCCGCCCGCCGGGTCGAGCGGCGCACAGGCAAAGGGGAGATCGATGCGGCGCCTGGTGCGGCTGCGCTCGGCGAATTCTGTCCAGGCGCCGAGGACGGGACCGGCGTCGTGGAGGCCCTGGAGCGGCAGGAGGCCTTCGGCAATGACCATGCGGCGCATGGGCTCGGGCATGGATTCGGGGTTCACCGAGGCCACGGCGCCGGGGATGCCGGTGACCCGCGCGGCGGTGCCGATGGAGCGGACCATGGCCTGGTGGGCCGGATCGACGGGGGCGCCCGGCTCGAGGCGGCCATGGTCGATGACCAGGACGGCCTGATCATAGTTTCGCGACATCATTTCGGTGAACATGGGGGTGAGCAGATTCTCCTGGCCCCAATAGCCGGCGGTGAAGTCGAGAGGGTTGGAGCAGTGGCCGTAATCCGGCAGGATCGCCTCGACGGCCTCAATTTGAGCCGCGTCGGGAGGCGGCAGCTCCAAACCAGCGGTCGTGAAGAAATCGGCCGACATGCCGTTGTCGCCGCCGGAGCTGGAGAAGACCGTCAGGCTGCGCCCCTTGGGCTTGGGCCAGAGGGAGGCGGTCTTCAGGAGCTCGAGAAACTGCGGCACCGAGGCGGTCTGCATGATGCCGAGGCGGTCGAAGAGGGCATCATAGAGCTCGTTCTGGCCGGCCAGGGAACTCGTGTGGCTCGCGGCCAGCTGGGCGCCGAGCTCGGAGGTGCCGACGCGCAAGGCGACGAGGGCCATGTCGCGCTCGGCTGCGCGGGCGCAGGCGGCAGAAAAGGCGGGCACGTCGCGAATGCCCTCGAGGAACAGGCCGATGGCGGTGACGTTGGGATCGTCGATGAGGAATTCGATATAGTCCTCGAAGCCGAGGACGGCCTGATTGCCGGCGCTGATCACATAGGACAGCGGAACCTGGCGCTGGTTCTGGGTGAAATGGATGCAGACATTGCCGCTCTGGCCGATGATGGCGGCACCGCGGGGGCCCGCCGTGTGGTCGTAAGGAGCCGACCACATGCTGGCGCCGGTCACGTAATTGACGACGCCGAAGCAGTTGGGGCCGACCAGGGCCATGTCGCCGGCCGCCTCGATCAGGGCCGCGTGGCGCGCCATCCCGACGCCGCCGATCTCGGAGAAACCCGAGGCATAGCAGACGGCCGCAGCCGCGCCCATGGCGCTCAGGTCGCGAATAGCGGCGATCGTGGCGTCGGCTGGAATGGTCAGGAAGGATGCGTCGGGGACGACGGGCAAATCCAGAATGGAGGGCGTGCAGCGGATGCCGCCGATCTCGGCTCGCTGGGGGTGGACGACGTAGATCTCGCCCTGATAGCCGGCGCGACGGGTGATGTTGATGATCTCGGCATTGCGGATGCCGCCGGCGAACATGAGATGGCGCGGCGCGAGAAGCCGCGCGATATTGGCTTGGCGCGCCAGAGCGCGGCCGGTCCTGGCCTCCATGGCCGTCACTCCCGTCACTTCTTCTTCGGTTTGAGGGCGTTCCAGTCGTCGTCGCTCATGAGCGCGCCGATGAAGTTGAACTGACCGGCACCAGCCAGCCATTCGCCGCCATCGAGGGTCACGCATTCGCCGTTCATATAGCCGTTCTCATCAGCGACCATGAAGGCGGCGAGATTGGCGAGCTCGGCATGGTCGCCGGCGCGCTGCAGCGGGTTCTGGTCGATGAAGGCCTGGGCGAGCTCCGGCTTGGGCACCAGCCGTTCCCAGGCGCCGGCAGTGGGGAAGGGGCCGGGGGCAATGGCGTTGAGGCGAATGCCGCGGCCGCCCCATTCGACGGCGAGCGAGCGGGTGAGGGCCAGAACGCCGGCCTTGGCCATGGCGGAGGGCACGACATAGGCGGAGCCGGTCCAGGCATAGGTGGTGATGATGGACAGGACATTGGCCTTATGGCCCGCCGCCAGCCAGCGCCTGCCGCAGCCGAGGGTGACGTAGGAAGTCCCATGCAGGACGATGTTCAAGACGGCATCGACGGCGCGGGGCGACAGGTCCTCGGACCGGGAGATGAAGTTGCCGGCGGCATTGTTGACGAGGATGTCGAGAGGGCCGTCGGCAAAGGCCCAGTCGAGGAGGGTGTCCACCTGGGCCGCGTCGCGGATGTCGCAGGGTTTGTAGAAGACTTTGCCGCCGGTCTCATCGGCCAGAGATTTGGCGGTCGCGGCCAGGACCTCCTCGCGCCGGCCGCAGATCATCAGCTCGGCCCCGAGGGAGAGCAGGCGGCGGCCGATGGACAGGCCGATGCCGGTGCCGCCACCGGTGACGAGCACGCGCTTGGATTTCAGGAGATCATTGCGAAACATTCAGCGTCCTATGGATTGGTCGGCACTGGCCGCAGCCGGCGCCATTTCGGACAAGACAGCGTCGAGATCGGCATAGGCGCCGGGATCCTCGCGGAAGGTTTGGAACAGCCATTGGCGCAGGACCAACTGGGCCTCGGCCATGGTGTAATCCTCCTCCATGATCCAGCCGAACCAGAGGCCGTCGGCCAGCTGGGTGAAGGCGATGGCGGCGTGACGCGGATCCAGCTCCAGACCGCGCTCGGCGGCGGCGGCGACCATCATCTTCTCGATCCAGCGCCGGTAGCGGCCGTACAATGTGCGGTGCACCTCGATCATGTCGGCATTCCAGCGCGCCACGCCCCAGAAGGCGAGCCAGACGGGCGCATTCTGGCGCTTGGCCGCCTCGTCGCTGAAGGTGATGGTGGCGACCGTCAGCAGGCGGCGGAACGGATCCTTGCCGACCTTGAGCAAGGCGTCGCGGACCTGCTCGTCGAGGCGCTTGGTGATGTGACGGAAGGCATGGAGGAAGAGATCATCCTTGCCGTTGAAATAATGGCCGATCAGGCCGCGGGACAGCCCCGCGGCGTCGCAGATGGTCTGCACCGTCGAATTGGCGTAGCCGAGCTGGGAGATCGAGCGGATGGTCCCCTGGATCAGATCCTGCCTGCGGGCTTCGATGGTGGGCGTGAGCTTGACCGGCCGGTTCATGTCAGGCCCTGAATTTCTTGAGGATGTCCTTGGCGATGAGGTCGCGATGGATCTCGGAGGTGCCCTCCCAGATCCGCTCGACGCGGGCATCGCGCCAGAAGCGCTGGATCGGGAAATCCTCCATGACGCCCATGCCGCCGAAGATCTGGACGGCCGAATCGGTGACGCGGCCGATCATCTCGGAGCCGAAGAGATTGACCATGGAGGCTTCGTGGCGGGTGAGGGTGCCCTCATCCATCTTCCAGGCGGCCTCCTGGACCATGAGCAGGGACATGCGAATGTCCATGGCCATGTCGGCGATCTTGAAGCCGGTGCCCTGGAACTCGCCGATGGTCTTGCCGAAGGCCTTGCGGTTGGCCGCCCAGTCGCAGGCCATGTCAAAGACGCGCTCGGCACGACCGGTGCAATGGGCGGCGAGCATGACGCGGCCGGAATAGAGCCAGTCATTGGCGAAGTCGAAGCCCTTGCCCTCCTCGCCCAGGATCTTGCCGTCGGGGACGCGGACATCCTCGAAATAGACCATGTTCGGGTTGTAGCCGCGGGTGCAGATCGACTTCATGGGGGTGACGGTGACGCCGGGAGTGTCCTTGTCGACCAGGAAGACGGTGAAGCGCTTGCGCTTGCCGCGGGGCGTGTCGTCCTCGCCGGTGATGGCGTTGAGGATGATAAAGTCGGCCATATCGGCATAGGAGATGAACTGCTTGACGCCGTTGATCACCCAGTCGCCGCCGTCGCGCCGGGCGGTGGTGCGGATGGCGCGGGCGTCGGAGCCGGCCTGGGGCTCGGTCAGGGCGAAGCAGTCGACCTTCTCGCCGCGGATCGAGGGCATGAGATAATCCTCGATCTGGTCGCCCTTGCAGCCGAGGAGGATCTTCGTGGGGCGCTTGACGAGCAGGCTGAGGCCGGTGGAGGGCTTGCCCATGACCCGCTCGACCTGGGCCAGGGTCTGGTAGTCGAGGCCGCCGCCGCCGAGCTCGGCGGGCATGTTCATGGCGATGAAGCCGGCTTCGCGCGCCTTGCGCTTGATCTCCTGGGCAATGTCGGGCGGCACCATACGGAGCTCCTCGACGATGTCCTCGTGCGGGTAGAGCTCGGTTTCGACGAAGGCGGTGAGGGCCTCGACGATGGCCTTCTGTTCGAAGGTGAGGGCGAAATCCACGGGCGGCTGGCTCCTAATGCGGCGTAGTGATCTTCAGGCCATGACGACCTGCAAATGTCGGCTTTCTGCGCTTCCGGTGCTCATGTACCGTTAGGTACTCTGCGCTCCGGTTCTCGAAATCCATCATTTTCGACTCGTCCTGACCTGAAGCTCAACACGCCGTAGAGCGGGGTGTGAGGTGCTCCTCACCCGTCCGCTGCGCGGCCGACCCCTCCCGCAAGGAGAGAGTTGAAGGAGTGCTAAGTCTCGGGGGGTGCGCATCGTTTACCTGCCCACGAAGACGGGAGAGCGGCGCTCGTTGGCGGCGGCCAGGCCCTCCTTGTGGTCTTCGGTCTTGGCGCAGACGCGGCCGAGCTCGAGCTCCAGGCGCTGCTGATCGCTCAGGCTGCGGGCGTGGGAGGTGTCGATCAGATGCTTGGCCAAGCCCTGGGCGACGGTTGGGCCCGAGGCCAGCTTCTCGGCAAGCTTCATGGTCTCAGCCTCGAGCTCGGCGGGCTCGACCACCATGGTCACGAGGCCGACCTCCTTGGCCTTCACACCGTCATAGAGATCTCCGGTATAGGCGAACATCTTGGCATTCTCGATGCCCATCACCCGGGGCATCAGCCAGGAGCCGCCGGCATCGGGCGGATAGCCGATCTTGGTGTAGGCGCAGATGAACTTGGATTTCGTCGAGGCCACGCGGAAGTCGCAGGCCAGCGCCATGTCGAGACCGGCACCGACGGCGGCCCCGTCGATCATGGCGATGGTGGGCTTGCGCAGGGCATAGACGTCATGGACCAGCATGCAGGCTTCCTCGACCCAGTTATTGTCCGGGTGCGGGTCGATGCCCTTGATCTTGTCGGCCCATTCCTTCACGTCGGCGCCGGCGGAGAAGGCACCGCCGCGACCGGTGAAGACGATGGCGCGCAGGTGCTCGGCGGCGGCTGCCTCCTTCACCGCCTTGCGCATCTGGAGCAGCACGGCGGTGTTGATGGCGTTGCGCACATCGGGGCGGTTCACGGCGATGATGCGGACGGCACCGCGGTCTTCGACTTCGACAAAATCAGACATGGACGACAGCTCCTGGGCCGCGATGGTCACGGCGTCTTCTTGCGATTGGCGAGGTAGTGGAGGATCAGCGGCGGCACGGTGGTGAGGATCAATAACAGCGTCGAAATCGCCGCGATGGTCGGATCCACTTCGTCGCGGAGGGAGGAGAACATGCGCTTGGTCAGGGTCGCACCCTCTCCTCCGGAGATGAGCATGGCGATGATGACCTCGTCGAAGGCGACGATGAAGGCGAGGAGTGCGCCGGAAATCACGGAATAGCGGATCTGGGGCAGGGTGACCGTGAGGAAGGCCCAGAGGCGGTGCGCCCCGAGGCTGCGGGCGACCATCTCCTGGTTCATGTCATAGGTCTTCAAGCCGGCGGAGACGGTGACCAGGACGAAGGGGACGGCGATCATGGTGTCGGCGAGAACCAAGCCAAGGGTCGTGTTGACCATCCCAAGCTGCGCATAGACGAAATAGAGGCCGATCGAGATCAGGATCACGGGGACCATCAAGGGTGAGATGAGGGCGCCGTAGATCGTGCCGTTGAGGCGGAAGCGACCGACATGGAGGCCATAGGCTGCGGCCACGCCGATGGGGGTGGCGCAGAGCATGGTCAGGAACGAGACCCGCAGCGAGACGAAGGTCGCATCCTGCCACTGGGGACGGGTGAAGAAGTTCTCATACCATTGCAGCGACCAGCCAGGCGGCGGGAAGATCAGCGAGCGCGACGACGAGAAGGACATGGGCACGACGATGAAGGTCGGCGCGATGAGAAAGAGCAGCGTCAGGGCGGTCAGGCCGTAGAGCCAGAAGCGGTGACTATGGGGGACATGCTGTTCCATGGCGCTCAGCCCAGCTTCGCGTTGAGGCGCGACAGTGCCCAGCGGCTCAGCAGCAGGAAGACGCTGGTGAGGACAAGGAGCACGACGCCCAGGGCCGCGGCCGGACCCCAGGTGGGATAGAGAGAAACCGAGGCCTCGACGCGCTGGGCGATCATCTGGACCTTGCCGCCGCCGAGCACCGCGGGAGTGATGTAGAAGCCCAGGCAGAGGACGAAGGTGAGGATCAGCCCCGCCACCAGACCCGGCATGGAGAGGGGGAAGAAGATCTGCCAGAAGGCCCGCGTGGGAGAGGCGCCGAGATTGGCAGCGGCGCGCAGGTAGCCCGTGTCGATGGAACGCATGGAGGCGTAAAGCGGCAGCACCAAAAAGGGCAGCATGACATGGACCATGCCGATGATGACGCCGGTCATGTTGTTGACCAGGGGCAAGGGCGCGGTGATGGCGCCGATATCCATGAGGAAGCTGTTGACGATGCCCCGGCGCTGGAGCAGCACCAGCCAAGCATAGGTGCGCACCAGGAGCGAGGTCCAGAAGGGGACGAGCACTCCGAGCATGAGGATGCCGGCCCATTTCTGAGGGATCTGGCTCAAGCAATAGGCGAGAGGATAGCCGATCGCCACGCAGATCAGGGTGACCAGGGCGCTGATCTTGAAGGTGACGATGAAGATGTTGACGTAAGCCCCTTCCGTCCAGATGCGCGTGTAGTTCTCCGTCGTCAGGGCGCCGTCGCCGTCGATGGCCGACAAAGTGAACAGCCAGCCGACGGGGATCAGGAGCAGCAGAAGCACCAGGAGGAGGCCGGGCGAACAGAGGGCGAAGAGGCCGCGGCGTTCGGCGCGCTGGTCGGCGGCGAGGCCTTGGGCGTTCACATCATCGCGGAAGTGGAGGGCTGTGGCGGTCATGGGTCCGGCTCAGCTGTCGGGAACCAGGCGCGTGTCCTGGGCATGCATGGCGATGGCGACCCGGCTGCCGATCTCGGGCATGCCATGGCTGCCCAGTTGCCGGTTGGGGATGCGGGCGAACACGTCGTGGTCGCCTGGAAGGCGGACGGTGGCGAGGATGCTCTCGCCCTGGAAGACGGCGTCCACGAGGGTGCCCTCGAAACGGTTCATTTCCGGCCGGTCGACGCCATTGGCGAATTCCAGCTTTTCGGGGCGCATGAGCAGTCGGAGATTGCGGGCGGTGGCGGAGGGCGGTGCGGCGAGCTTGAGGCCGCGACCGGCAAAGCTCGCATTGCCGCCCTGCAGCTCAACCGGCAGGAAGCTCGATTCGCCAATGAATTCAGCGACAAAGCGATTCCTCGGGTTCTCGTAGATGTCGCGGGGAGTGTCGTATTGCATCAGCCGGCCATCCTGGAGAACGGCCACGCGATCGGACATGGTCAGGGCTTCGCGCTGGTCGTGGGTGACGGCGATGGTGGTCATGCCGAGCTGGTTGTGAAGCTTGCGGATCTCGATCTGCATATGCTCGCGCAACTGCTTGTCGAGGGCGGACAAGGGCTCGTCCATGAGCAGGATGCGCGGCTCGAAGACGATGGCGCGGGCCAGAGCGATGCGCTGGCGCTGGCCGCCGGAGAGCTGGTCGACACGACGGGACTCGTAGCCGGAAAGCTGGACAAGCCCAAGGGCCTGGCCGACGCGGGCGGAGGCTTCCGCCTTGGAGACGCCGCGCAAACGCAGAGGATAGGCGACATTGTCGCCGACGCTCATATGCGGGAACAAAGCGTAGTTCTGGAACACCATGCCGATATTGCGCTTGTGCGGCGGCAGGCGGACGATCTCCTGGCCGTCAATGGCAATGGAGCCGGCATCCGGGCTGGTGAAGCCGGCAATGGCCATGAGCAGGGTGGTCTTGCCCGACCCGGAGGGGCCGAGCAGGGTAACGAATTCCCCCGGCTTCACGGAGAGGGTCACCTGGTCCAGTGCCGTCACCGAGCCGTAATGCTTCGACAGGTTGGAAATGGCGACGGGCAAGGCTTTCAGGGACGAGGCGGTCATGAGTGTCGGGCCCGCGGCCGTCCGCTCCGGCACCTTTGAGACGGTCCTCCAGGCCTCCTCAGGAGAGGGAGGGAGATGTCATGCGGGGGATCGAGATGGCAGGATTGAAGCATGGCTTGGTTCTCTGTCCCTGAAGGTCCCGGATCTGCGCAGCAGCACTCGGTGCTGCAGCGCTCCTAAGATGACGGAAGGGGGCATCGCCGCTCTCGCGACCCGCACCCGGGATGAGAATTGGCCTCGTCATCCCGGCGCGCGCGCGGCGTGCGGTGCTAGTTGCCCTTCTGCAGGAAGGCGTCCCATTTTTCCTGGGACTTCTGGCCGTTCTCGGCCCAATAGGCCTTGTTCTGGACCACCTGCTTGGACAGGTTCTCCGGCGAGGTGTTCGCCTTGGCCGCCGTCTCGGGCGAGATCTTGCCGGTGTCGTAGGCCTTCTGGTTCATTGGGCCGTAGGAGACGTATTTCGGCAATTCGGCCTGAAGCTCGGGGGAGATGAAGGAGTTGATGACCTTCATGGCCAGCTCCTTGTTCTTGGCCCCCTTCGGCACGACAAGGCATTCGACGTCCATGATCGCCTGGTCATAGGTGAAGGCGTAAGGCGCGCCGTCCTTGATGGCGGCCTCGATGCGGGCGACCCAGATCGAGAGCATGTCCGCTTCGCCCGAGGTCGCCAGCTGGGCCGATTGGGCACCGGAGCTCCACCAGGCCACGATATGGGGCTTGATTTCCTCGAGCTTCTTGATGGCCCGTTCCTGGTCGATCGGATAGAGCTGGTCCTTCGCCACGCCATCGGCCATCAGCGCCATCTCGGCCGTGGTCGACAGGCCGTAGCCGCCGAGGGCGCGCGTGCCGGGGAACTTCTCGGTGTCCCAGAAATCCTTCCAGTTCTTCGGCGGATTATCCTTGTAGACCTCCGTGTTGTAGGCGAGGACCGAGGAATAGGCGGTGAAGCCCACCCAATAGGGCTGAACCACGTCCTTGGGGATGCCGTCGGCGTTGATCACCTTGTAATCGAGGGGCTCGAGCAGGCCCTCATTGGCCGCCTGCTGGCACTGGCCGGAATAGAGTTCGACCACGTCCCACTCGATGTTGCCGGCCTTCACCTGGGTGCGGATATCGGCGATGGATGAGAGGGTATAATCCTTGATGGTGATGCCGAGAGCCTTGGCCGTGGGATCGTAGAATGCCTTGCGGAGCGCGTCCTGATAGGCGCCGCCGTAAGAGGCGACATTGACGGTCTCCTCGGCAAGGGCATGACCGGCGGCAAGGGACGCGCAGAGCAGCGGCAAGGCCGCGGCGGCGGCCTTCGCGAGTTTCCTCATAGAGTGTTTCCTCCACACAATGGGATC is a window from the Rhodoligotrophos appendicifer genome containing:
- a CDS encoding acetate--CoA ligase family protein, with protein sequence MEARTGRALARQANIARLLAPRHLMFAGGIRNAEIINITRRAGYQGEIYVVHPQRAEIGGIRCTPSILDLPVVPDASFLTIPADATIAAIRDLSAMGAAAAVCYASGFSEIGGVGMARHAALIEAAGDMALVGPNCFGVVNYVTGASMWSAPYDHTAGPRGAAIIGQSGNVCIHFTQNQRQVPLSYVISAGNQAVLGFEDYIEFLIDDPNVTAIGLFLEGIRDVPAFSAACARAAERDMALVALRVGTSELGAQLAASHTSSLAGQNELYDALFDRLGIMQTASVPQFLELLKTASLWPKPKGRSLTVFSSSGGDNGMSADFFTTAGLELPPPDAAQIEAVEAILPDYGHCSNPLDFTAGYWGQENLLTPMFTEMMSRNYDQAVLVIDHGRLEPGAPVDPAHQAMVRSIGTAARVTGIPGAVASVNPESMPEPMRRMVIAEGLLPLQGLHDAGPVLGAWTEFAERSRTRRRIDLPFACAPLDPAGGHTLNERDSKRALAEFGLPIPPGRTATLATLAAAAASMAGPFVLKALHDDLAHKTEVGGVALNLSDAAAVLEAAQAMKSRVEAARPGLTLDEFLLEPMLTDAVAELIVGVKRDALFGLVLVIGAGGILVELMRDAERLLLPTTPEAVERAVRRLKSFTLLDGFRGRPKGDLAATVAAIMAVADYAAANRDTLLELDVNPLMVRPQGATAVDALIVKT
- a CDS encoding SDR family oxidoreductase is translated as MFRNDLLKSKRVLVTGGGTGIGLSIGRRLLSLGAELMICGRREEVLAATAKSLADETGGKVFYKPCDIRDAAQVDTLLDWAFADGPLDILVNNAAGNFISRSEDLSPRAVDAVLNIVLHGTSYVTLGCGRRWLAAGHKANVLSIITTYAWTGSAYVVPSAMAKAGVLALTRSLAVEWGGRGIRLNAIAPGPFPTAGAWERLVPKPELAQAFIDQNPLQRAGDHAELANLAAFMVADENGYMNGECVTLDGGEWLAGAGQFNFIGALMSDDDWNALKPKKK
- a CDS encoding TetR family transcriptional regulator C-terminal domain-containing protein, with product MNRPVKLTPTIEARRQDLIQGTIRSISQLGYANSTVQTICDAAGLSRGLIGHYFNGKDDLFLHAFRHITKRLDEQVRDALLKVGKDPFRRLLTVATITFSDEAAKRQNAPVWLAFWGVARWNADMIEVHRTLYGRYRRWIEKMMVAAAAERGLELDPRHAAIAFTQLADGLWFGWIMEEDYTMAEAQLVLRQWLFQTFREDPGAYADLDAVLSEMAPAAASADQSIGR
- a CDS encoding acyl-CoA dehydrogenase family protein, which encodes MDFALTFEQKAIVEALTAFVETELYPHEDIVEELRMVPPDIAQEIKRKAREAGFIAMNMPAELGGGGLDYQTLAQVERVMGKPSTGLSLLVKRPTKILLGCKGDQIEDYLMPSIRGEKVDCFALTEPQAGSDARAIRTTARRDGGDWVINGVKQFISYADMADFIILNAITGEDDTPRGKRKRFTVFLVDKDTPGVTVTPMKSICTRGYNPNMVYFEDVRVPDGKILGEEGKGFDFANDWLYSGRVMLAAHCTGRAERVFDMACDWAANRKAFGKTIGEFQGTGFKIADMAMDIRMSLLMVQEAAWKMDEGTLTRHEASMVNLFGSEMIGRVTDSAVQIFGGMGVMEDFPIQRFWRDARVERIWEGTSEIHRDLIAKDILKKFRA
- a CDS encoding enoyl-CoA hydratase/isomerase family protein, coding for MSDFVEVEDRGAVRIIAVNRPDVRNAINTAVLLQMRKAVKEAAAAEHLRAIVFTGRGGAFSAGADVKEWADKIKGIDPHPDNNWVEEACMLVHDVYALRKPTIAMIDGAAVGAGLDMALACDFRVASTKSKFICAYTKIGYPPDAGGSWLMPRVMGIENAKMFAYTGDLYDGVKAKEVGLVTMVVEPAELEAETMKLAEKLASGPTVAQGLAKHLIDTSHARSLSDQQRLELELGRVCAKTEDHKEGLAAANERRSPVFVGR
- a CDS encoding ABC transporter permease, yielding MEQHVPHSHRFWLYGLTALTLLFLIAPTFIVVPMSFSSSRSLIFPPPGWSLQWYENFFTRPQWQDATFVSLRVSFLTMLCATPIGVAAAYGLHVGRFRLNGTIYGALISPLMVPVILISIGLYFVYAQLGMVNTTLGLVLADTMIAVPFVLVTVSAGLKTYDMNQEMVARSLGAHRLWAFLTVTLPQIRYSVISGALLAFIVAFDEVIIAMLISGGEGATLTKRMFSSLRDEVDPTIAAISTLLLILTTVPPLILHYLANRKKTP
- a CDS encoding ABC transporter permease — encoded protein: MTATALHFRDDVNAQGLAADQRAERRGLFALCSPGLLLVLLLLLIPVGWLFTLSAIDGDGALTTENYTRIWTEGAYVNIFIVTFKISALVTLICVAIGYPLAYCLSQIPQKWAGILMLGVLVPFWTSLLVRTYAWLVLLQRRGIVNSFLMDIGAITAPLPLVNNMTGVIIGMVHVMLPFLVLPLYASMRSIDTGYLRAAANLGASPTRAFWQIFFPLSMPGLVAGLILTFVLCLGFYITPAVLGGGKVQMIAQRVEASVSLYPTWGPAAALGVVLLVLTSVFLLLSRWALSRLNAKLG
- a CDS encoding ABC transporter ATP-binding protein encodes the protein MTASSLKALPVAISNLSKHYGSVTALDQVTLSVKPGEFVTLLGPSGSGKTTLLMAIAGFTSPDAGSIAIDGQEIVRLPPHKRNIGMVFQNYALFPHMSVGDNVAYPLRLRGVSKAEASARVGQALGLVQLSGYESRRVDQLSGGQRQRIALARAIVFEPRILLMDEPLSALDKQLREHMQIEIRKLHNQLGMTTIAVTHDQREALTMSDRVAVLQDGRLMQYDTPRDIYENPRNRFVAEFIGESSFLPVELQGGNASFAGRGLKLAAPPSATARNLRLLMRPEKLEFANGVDRPEMNRFEGTLVDAVFQGESILATVRLPGDHDVFARIPNRQLGSHGMPEIGSRVAIAMHAQDTRLVPDS
- a CDS encoding ABC transporter substrate-binding protein, with the translated sequence MRKLAKAAAAALPLLCASLAAGHALAEETVNVASYGGAYQDALRKAFYDPTAKALGITIKDYTLSSIADIRTQVKAGNIEWDVVELYSGQCQQAANEGLLEPLDYKVINADGIPKDVVQPYWVGFTAYSSVLAYNTEVYKDNPPKNWKDFWDTEKFPGTRALGGYGLSTTAEMALMADGVAKDQLYPIDQERAIKKLEEIKPHIVAWWSSGAQSAQLATSGEADMLSIWVARIEAAIKDGAPYAFTYDQAIMDVECLVVPKGAKNKELAMKVINSFISPELQAELPKYVSYGPMNQKAYDTGKISPETAAKANTSPENLSKQVVQNKAYWAENGQKSQEKWDAFLQKGN